One window of the Equus caballus isolate H_3958 breed thoroughbred chromosome 2, TB-T2T, whole genome shotgun sequence genome contains the following:
- the C2H1orf122 gene encoding uncharacterized protein C1orf122 homolog: MEWGPGSDWSRGEAAGVDRGKAGLGLGGRPPPQPPRDERAQQLLDAVEQRQRQLLDTIAACEEMLRQLGRRRPEPAGGGNVSGKPGAPPQPAVSARGGFPKDAGDGAAEP, encoded by the exons ATGGAATGGGGCCCGGGCTCAGACTGGTCACGGGG GGAGGCTGCCGGCGTGGACCGTGGGAAGGCGGGGCTGGGGCTCGGCGGGAGGCCACCCCCGCAGCCGCCCCGGGATGAGCGCGCCCAGCAGCTGCTGGACGCCGTGgagcagcggcagcggcagctccTGGACACCATCGCCGCCTGCGAGGAGATGCTGCGGCAGCTGGGCCGCCGGCGCCCGGAGCCGGCTGGTGGCGGG AACGTCTCAGGCAAACCTGGAGCGCCCCCTCAGCCAGCTGTCTCCGCCAGAGGTGGCTTTCCAAAGGATGCTGGCGATGGAGCTGCGGAGCCCTGA
- the YRDC gene encoding threonylcarbamoyl-AMP synthase has product MSPACPCRGLRAAVAASVGLSEGPPGSARSGRLLRPPNPAPAAPGARLLRLPGSGTVRAANPERAGWSEALRAAVAELRAGAVVAVPTDTLYGLACSASCSAALGAVYRLKGRSEAKPLAVCLGRVADVYRYCHVRVPEGLLKDLLPGPVTLVMERSEELNKDLNPFTPLVGIRIPDHAFMQDLAQVFGGPLALTSANLSSQASSLNVEEFQDLWPQLSLVVDGGPIGDGQSPECRLGSTVVDLSVPGKFGIIRPGCALESTTAILQQKYGLLPSHGSCL; this is encoded by the exons ATGTCTCCGGCGTGTCCGTGCAGGGGGCTGAGGGCCGCGGTGGCTGCCAGCGTGGGGCTGAGCGAGGGGCCGCCGGGCTCCGCCCGGAGCGGCCGCCTCCTCCGCCCGCCGAACCCCGCTCCGGCGGCTCCGGGAGCCCGGCTGTTGCGGCTCCCGGGGAGCGGGACCGTGCGGGCCGCAAACCCGGAGCGCGCCGGCTGGAGCGAGGCGCTGCGGGCCGCCGTGGCCGAGCTGCGCGCCGGCGCCGTGGTGGCTGTCCCCACCGACACGCTGTACGGCCTGGCCTGCTCGGCGAGCTGCTCGGCGGCGCTCGGCGCGGTGTACCGCCTCAAGGGCCGCAGCGAGGCCAAGCCGCTGGCCGTATGCCTGGGCCGCGTGGCCGACGTCTACAG GTACTGCCATGTGAGAGTACCCGAGGGGCTCCTGAAAGACCTGTTACCAGGACCGGTGACCCTGGTGATGGAACGCTCAGAGGAGCTCAACAAGGACCTGAACCCCTTCACTCCT CTCGTGGGCATCCGGATTCCTGACCATGCCTTCATGCAGGACTTGGCCCAGGTGTTTGGGGGACCACTTGCTCTCACCAGTGCCAATCTCAGCTCCCAGGCCAGTTCTCTGAATGTCGAG gAGTTCCAAGACCTCTGGCCTCAACTGTCCCTGGTCGTTGATGGGGGACCGATTGGGGATGGCCAGAGCCCTGAGTGTCGCCTCGGCTCAACTGTGGTTGACTTGTCTGTGCCTGGAAAGTTTGGCATCATTCGTCCAGGCTG TGCCCTGGAAAGTACTACAGCCATCCTCCAACAGAAGTACGGGTTGCTCCCTTCACACGGATCCTGCTTGTGA